One Microlunatus soli genomic window carries:
- a CDS encoding ROK family protein has protein sequence MNDAVVPRAGQDDVRRRNLSLVLRRVHQEQAISRAELTQLSGLSRSSIGTLVSDLEVAGIVAQQSPSTARGGSVGRPSPVVAPTDRLLSVAVNPDVTGVHVALVGLGGRIVAEEFVETSRAPAPYEAAEMTAAAVLRMHEDHPGQLVGLCAAIPGRVDKAGTTVKFAPHLQWTEVPFAAMLAETTHLRSTVAFDARLGLTAETLWGTARGTENVVYLYGGPGGIGGAAMVDGHILDGAVGAAARLGHTLVAPDGPTCVCGNVGCLTSVVGMHAFGAAYGIARPTVAALAEAIRTQQGAGLRTFLERQLHYLGTALRMAVWSYDPQLIMLGGFFATLLEVGEDRLAAAVAGANLGALREPPTLIAPILGQRQLLVGAGAAAMEPLLQDPIGLLQQPTQV, from the coding sequence ATGAACGATGCGGTGGTCCCCCGGGCCGGCCAGGACGACGTCCGCCGACGAAACCTGTCGCTGGTCTTGCGCCGTGTCCATCAGGAGCAGGCGATCTCGCGCGCCGAATTGACCCAGCTCAGCGGACTGTCCCGTTCGTCGATCGGCACGCTGGTCAGCGACCTCGAGGTGGCCGGCATCGTTGCCCAACAGTCGCCGTCGACCGCGCGGGGTGGATCGGTGGGCCGTCCGTCACCGGTGGTTGCGCCGACGGATCGGTTGTTGTCGGTCGCGGTCAATCCCGACGTCACCGGTGTCCATGTCGCGTTGGTGGGGCTAGGCGGTCGGATCGTCGCCGAGGAGTTCGTCGAGACATCGCGGGCACCGGCTCCGTACGAGGCGGCCGAGATGACCGCCGCCGCGGTACTCCGGATGCATGAAGATCATCCCGGACAGCTGGTCGGACTCTGCGCCGCCATTCCGGGCCGGGTGGACAAGGCCGGTACGACGGTCAAATTCGCTCCGCATCTGCAGTGGACCGAGGTGCCGTTCGCCGCCATGCTGGCCGAGACGACGCACCTCCGGTCGACGGTCGCCTTCGATGCTCGGCTCGGGCTCACCGCCGAGACGTTGTGGGGAACGGCTCGCGGCACCGAAAACGTCGTCTATCTCTACGGCGGGCCAGGAGGTATCGGCGGCGCGGCAATGGTCGACGGCCACATCCTCGACGGAGCCGTGGGAGCGGCGGCACGGCTCGGCCACACTCTGGTCGCGCCGGACGGACCGACCTGCGTCTGCGGGAATGTCGGCTGCCTGACCAGCGTGGTCGGCATGCACGCGTTCGGGGCGGCGTACGGGATCGCCCGGCCGACCGTGGCCGCGCTCGCCGAGGCGATCCGGACCCAGCAGGGCGCCGGTCTGCGGACGTTTCTCGAACGACAGCTGCACTACCTCGGGACGGCATTGCGGATGGCCGTCTGGTCCTACGATCCACAGTTGATCATGCTCGGCGGCTTCTTCGCCACGCTGCTCGAGGTCGGTGAGGACCGGCTGGCTGCAGCCGTCGCCGGGGCCAATCTCGGTGCCCTGCGGGAGCCGCCGACCTTGATCGCCCCGATTCTGGGGCAACGGCAACTACTCGTCGGCGCGGGCGCTGCCGCGATGGAGCCGCTGCTGCAGGACCCGATCGGCCTGCTCCAGCAGCCCACCCAGGTCTGA